From a region of the Streptomyces puniciscabiei genome:
- a CDS encoding SDR family NAD(P)-dependent oxidoreductase, translating into MTAAAPRGEQKDSAALQGKVAIVTGAAGGLGRAMALALARAGARVVVADLDAPGGREVAEMVGGHFRACDVSDLDANRALVEFTQETYGGVDIALLNAGVATGCGVGEDFDPVRYRRAMGANLDGVVFGTHAVLPALRARGGGSIVATASLAGLAAVPLDPLYGANKHAVVGLARSLGPALAPENVRFNAVCPGFAESRIIDPLRGMLSEQGLPVIPAETVAGTVLRILTGDGSGECWFIQAGREPEPFRFRNVPGPGRPVGV; encoded by the coding sequence GTGACCGCCGCTGCCCCGCGGGGGGAACAGAAGGACAGCGCCGCGCTCCAGGGGAAGGTGGCGATCGTCACCGGCGCCGCCGGCGGGCTGGGCCGGGCCATGGCGCTGGCACTGGCGAGGGCGGGGGCGCGCGTGGTCGTCGCGGACCTCGACGCGCCGGGCGGCCGGGAGGTGGCCGAGATGGTCGGCGGCCACTTCCGCGCCTGCGACGTCTCCGACCTCGACGCCAACCGCGCGCTGGTGGAGTTCACCCAGGAGACGTACGGCGGGGTCGACATCGCGCTGCTCAACGCGGGGGTGGCGACCGGATGCGGCGTCGGCGAGGACTTCGACCCCGTGCGCTACCGCCGGGCGATGGGGGCCAACCTCGACGGCGTGGTCTTCGGCACCCACGCGGTGCTGCCGGCGCTGCGGGCCCGCGGTGGAGGGTCGATCGTGGCGACCGCGTCCCTGGCGGGCCTGGCGGCCGTGCCGCTCGATCCGCTGTACGGGGCCAACAAGCACGCGGTCGTGGGACTCGCGCGCTCCCTGGGGCCGGCTCTCGCGCCGGAGAACGTGCGCTTCAACGCGGTCTGCCCGGGGTTCGCCGAGTCGCGGATCATCGACCCCCTGCGCGGCATGCTCTCCGAGCAGGGTCTGCCGGTCATCCCGGCCGAGACCGTCGCCGGCACGGTGCTGCGGATCCTCACCGGTGACGGCTCCGGCGAGTGCTGGTTCATCCAGGCCGGCCGGGAACCGGAGCCGTTCCGCTTCCGCAACGTTCCCGGGCCGGGCAGACCCGTCGGCGTCTGA
- a CDS encoding NADP-dependent oxidoreductase, whose amino-acid sequence MSATNRQIRLAARPVGEVKPEDWEHRSEPLEEPGPGRFVGRTRVISLDPAMRGWLDDRPSYLPPVGIGEVMRAGSVVEVTASDHPGFQPGDHVVGTFGVQEYVVSDGRGAMKIDTSLAPPSTYLGALGMPGMTAYFGLLDVGALKDGETVVVSGAAGAVGTIAGQIAKAKGCRVVGIAGGPEKCALLTGELGFDAAIDYRAGDVRKALREHAPDGIDVYFDNVGGDILDAALTRLAMHARVVVCGAISQYNNATPVKGPSNYLSLLVRRARMEGFVVFDYAKRYAQAAQEIAAWIGDGRIKVKEHVVRGTVDDFPETLQMLFRGENVGKLVLELA is encoded by the coding sequence ATGTCCGCGACCAACCGGCAGATCCGTCTGGCAGCCCGCCCGGTGGGCGAAGTGAAACCCGAGGACTGGGAGCACCGTAGTGAGCCCCTGGAGGAACCGGGCCCGGGCCGGTTCGTCGGCCGGACACGCGTCATCTCCCTGGATCCGGCCATGCGGGGCTGGCTGGACGACCGGCCCTCCTACCTGCCGCCGGTGGGCATCGGAGAGGTGATGCGCGCCGGATCGGTCGTCGAGGTCACCGCCTCCGACCACCCCGGCTTCCAACCGGGTGACCACGTGGTCGGCACCTTCGGCGTGCAGGAGTACGTGGTCTCCGACGGCCGGGGCGCGATGAAGATCGACACCTCGCTCGCCCCGCCCTCGACGTACCTGGGAGCGCTGGGCATGCCCGGCATGACCGCGTACTTCGGCCTGCTGGACGTCGGGGCGCTGAAGGACGGCGAGACGGTCGTGGTGTCCGGGGCCGCCGGAGCCGTCGGAACCATCGCGGGCCAGATCGCGAAGGCCAAGGGCTGCCGGGTCGTGGGCATCGCCGGAGGCCCGGAGAAGTGCGCCCTGCTCACCGGTGAACTCGGCTTCGACGCGGCGATCGACTACCGGGCCGGCGACGTCCGGAAGGCGCTGCGCGAGCACGCCCCCGACGGCATCGACGTCTACTTCGACAACGTCGGAGGGGACATCCTCGACGCCGCGCTGACCCGGCTGGCGATGCACGCCCGCGTCGTGGTCTGCGGTGCGATCAGCCAGTACAACAACGCCACGCCGGTCAAGGGCCCCTCGAACTACCTCTCGCTGCTGGTGCGCCGCGCCCGGATGGAGGGCTTCGTCGTCTTCGACTACGCCAAGCGCTACGCGCAGGCGGCGCAGGAGATCGCCGCCTGGATCGGCGACGGCCGCATCAAGGTCAAGGAACATGTGGTGAGGGGCACCGTGGACGACTTCCCCGAGACGCTGCAGATGCTCTTCCGCGGCGAGAACGTCGGCAAGCTCGTGCTGGAGCTGGCGTGA
- a CDS encoding PucR family transcriptional regulator, with amino-acid sequence MTTQPRADDRFVRLVGRLLAEVDRLAEDLTDEILGGEHAYTESTLLGREQLRAVVRDNLTTMFAALQGRPTTLQAPRAAGRLKAAQGIPLAALLHAYRLAGRFVWDRLLAAAVDEESTVQLLHMASGIWAAIDDYSSAAADAYRATLEEQSRRDTTARSMMLTTLLDGRAGTSASAWEIARVLDLDRQGPFLVVCAEVHDGVEPLPSVRSRLRAAGIGSEWIQPIGAWVGLLSLPHEQAVAHAVDRLSDLALTRVGVSRAFTSPVNAPAAWRQAQLAVQCLPHGTGGTHLYGSAPVSLLAAASPDMAREVARTVLGPLLALHPREQATLLDTLQAWFTAGGSTTAAAGRLHCHRNTVLYRLNRVAELTGRRTTDAASAAELYIALEAVRLSGRPGSPAPH; translated from the coding sequence GTGACGACGCAGCCGAGGGCCGACGACCGGTTCGTCCGACTGGTCGGCCGCCTGCTGGCCGAGGTGGACCGGCTCGCGGAGGACCTCACCGACGAGATCCTCGGAGGCGAGCACGCGTACACCGAGAGCACGCTGCTCGGCCGGGAACAGCTGCGCGCTGTGGTGCGCGACAACCTGACCACGATGTTCGCGGCGCTGCAGGGGCGGCCGACGACGCTTCAGGCGCCGCGCGCCGCCGGGCGGCTGAAGGCCGCACAGGGCATCCCGCTGGCCGCACTGCTGCATGCCTACCGGCTGGCCGGCCGCTTCGTCTGGGACCGGCTGCTCGCGGCCGCCGTGGACGAGGAGAGCACGGTCCAGCTGCTGCACATGGCCTCCGGCATCTGGGCGGCCATCGACGACTACTCCAGTGCGGCCGCCGACGCCTACCGGGCCACCCTCGAGGAGCAGTCGCGTCGCGACACCACGGCCCGGAGCATGATGCTCACCACCCTGCTCGACGGCAGGGCCGGCACCAGTGCGAGCGCATGGGAGATCGCACGGGTCCTGGACCTCGACCGGCAGGGCCCCTTTCTGGTGGTCTGCGCCGAGGTCCACGACGGGGTGGAGCCACTGCCCAGCGTGCGAAGCCGCCTGCGGGCCGCCGGCATCGGCTCCGAGTGGATCCAGCCGATAGGGGCCTGGGTGGGTCTGCTGTCCCTCCCCCACGAACAGGCCGTCGCGCATGCCGTCGACCGGCTGTCCGACCTCGCGCTGACCCGGGTCGGGGTCAGCCGCGCGTTCACCTCGCCCGTGAACGCCCCGGCGGCCTGGCGGCAGGCCCAACTGGCCGTCCAGTGCCTGCCCCACGGAACGGGCGGCACCCATCTGTACGGCAGCGCGCCGGTATCGCTCCTGGCGGCCGCCTCCCCCGACATGGCGCGGGAAGTCGCCCGGACGGTCCTCGGCCCCTTGCTCGCCCTGCACCCGCGGGAACAGGCCACCCTGCTGGACACCCTGCAGGCCTGGTTCACCGCCGGCGGATCGACGACGGCGGCGGCCGGCCGGCTGCACTGCCACCGGAACACGGTCCTGTACCGCCTCAACCGCGTCGCCGAACTGACCGGCCGCCGCACCACCGACGCCGCGTCCGCCGCCGAGCTCTACATCGCCCTCGAAGCCGTACGCCTGAGCGGCCGGCCGGGGTCACCCGCGCCGCACTGA
- a CDS encoding cation acetate symporter yields the protein MNDFGTGTQAVVLVLFTTLVTLTLLMCVMAGPDRDDLTNFYTGYRSLTPLKNGLAIAGDYISAATVLSTTGIIALAGYDGYVLTVSTALSLVLLMFLLAEPLRNAGSFTMGDVLARTMPGRAVRVASCVVTLGATLPFLVVQLSGAGSLLTFILGIPHLAGARTTCIVLVGSLMIIYAALGGMRGTALIQMIKIVLLLGTSATVAVLVLNRFDWSPDAVLQAARRGSGAGPAFFRQGLQLGTSAVDRLDFASLQITVILGAACLPHITMRLYSARDVPAIRRSMSWAVGTVTTFCLLVIIMGTGAAALVGSQYITAADPHGRTSVLMLSRALGGGAGSVGTTVLYAAMAGTVFITLLSSVAGMTLAAASSLAHDLFAHTVRRGRAEPRTEMTVAAWTSVAVGTVAIALSTLVQNWDVAVLTTLAICIGASAVAPALTYSLFWRGFTRTGLLASLYGGAACALVLMIFSKAVSGTPSAVFPNADFHWFPMQSTGLVSVPFGYLAGWLGSRWEQRRRAADSHESRRLYEESEARLLAAAE from the coding sequence ATGAACGACTTCGGCACGGGGACACAGGCCGTCGTCCTGGTCCTGTTCACCACCCTGGTGACCCTCACCCTGCTGATGTGCGTGATGGCGGGACCGGACCGCGACGACCTGACGAACTTCTACACCGGCTACCGCTCGCTCACGCCCCTGAAGAACGGCCTGGCGATCGCGGGCGACTACATCTCGGCGGCCACGGTGCTGAGCACCACCGGCATCATCGCGCTCGCCGGATACGACGGATACGTCCTGACGGTCAGCACCGCCCTCTCGCTGGTGCTGCTGATGTTCCTGCTGGCCGAACCGCTGCGCAACGCGGGCAGTTTCACCATGGGCGACGTCCTGGCCCGCACCATGCCGGGGCGCGCGGTCCGTGTCGCCTCCTGCGTGGTGACGCTCGGCGCGACCCTGCCCTTCCTGGTCGTCCAGCTCTCCGGAGCCGGGTCCCTGCTCACCTTCATCCTGGGCATCCCGCATCTGGCCGGCGCCAGGACGACGTGCATCGTCCTCGTCGGCAGCCTGATGATCATCTACGCGGCGCTCGGCGGTATGCGAGGAACCGCGCTCATTCAGATGATCAAGATCGTGCTCCTGCTCGGCACCAGCGCCACCGTCGCCGTCCTCGTCCTGAACCGCTTCGACTGGAGCCCGGACGCCGTGCTCCAGGCGGCCCGGCGCGGCAGCGGAGCGGGCCCCGCCTTCTTCCGGCAGGGCCTGCAGCTGGGCACCTCGGCCGTCGACCGGCTGGACTTCGCCAGTCTTCAGATCACCGTGATCCTCGGCGCCGCCTGCCTGCCCCACATCACGATGCGTCTGTACTCCGCGCGGGACGTGCCGGCCATTCGTCGCTCCATGTCGTGGGCGGTCGGCACGGTCACCACGTTCTGCCTGCTCGTGATCATCATGGGTACGGGCGCGGCCGCGCTGGTGGGATCGCAGTACATCACCGCGGCCGACCCCCACGGAAGGACGTCCGTGCTCATGCTGTCCCGGGCGCTCGGCGGTGGCGCCGGTTCGGTGGGCACCACGGTTCTCTACGCGGCCATGGCGGGCACGGTGTTCATCACGCTGCTGTCCTCGGTCGCGGGAATGACCCTGGCCGCGGCCTCGTCGCTCGCCCACGACCTGTTCGCCCACACCGTGCGGCGGGGACGGGCGGAGCCGCGTACGGAGATGACGGTGGCGGCGTGGACGAGCGTGGCCGTGGGAACCGTGGCCATCGCGCTCTCCACCCTGGTGCAGAACTGGGACGTCGCCGTACTGACCACGCTGGCGATCTGCATCGGCGCGTCGGCCGTGGCCCCGGCACTGACGTACTCCCTGTTCTGGCGGGGCTTCACACGGACGGGCCTGCTCGCGAGCCTCTACGGCGGTGCGGCCTGTGCCCTGGTGCTGATGATCTTTTCCAAGGCCGTCTCGGGCACGCCCTCGGCGGTCTTCCCGAACGCTGACTTCCACTGGTTTCCCATGCAGTCCACCGGCCTGGTCTCCGTGCCGTTCGGCTATCTGGCGGGCTGGCTGGGCAGCCGCTGGGAGCAGCGGCGCCGCGCCGCCGACAGCCACGAGAGCCGACGGCTGTACGAGGAGAGCGAGGCACGGCTGCTGGCCGCGGCCGAATGA
- a CDS encoding SDR family NAD(P)-dependent oxidoreductase — MMDERVVIVTGAGSGIGEATARLLREQGHQVVVTGRRVEPLRRLEEETGALAYPSDVGDPGAAEGLVRTALDAHGRLDGVVLNAGIGRGGTVGDLSPADWDEVMRTNVTGPMLLLRAAIPHLLRARGAVVAVASVSALLNGPGNAPYAVSKAALLSLCRSVAVDYGRAGVRANVVCPSWVRTEMADRRMARFAREAGLGDGDVDSAYAEATRPLPMGRPGEPREVAETIGWLLSPAASYVNGAVLTVDGGATALDPGTLAFDFHIAPRTDADL, encoded by the coding sequence CTGATGGACGAGCGAGTTGTCATCGTGACCGGCGCCGGCTCCGGCATCGGCGAGGCCACCGCACGGTTGCTGCGCGAGCAGGGACACCAGGTGGTGGTCACCGGGCGCCGGGTGGAACCGCTGCGACGGCTCGAGGAGGAGACCGGCGCACTGGCGTACCCGTCCGACGTGGGCGACCCCGGCGCCGCCGAGGGTCTTGTCCGTACGGCCCTCGACGCCCACGGCCGGCTGGACGGTGTCGTGCTCAACGCGGGCATCGGGCGCGGCGGAACCGTCGGGGACCTGTCGCCGGCGGACTGGGACGAGGTGATGCGCACCAACGTCACCGGCCCGATGCTGCTCCTGCGCGCGGCGATCCCCCATCTGCTGCGGGCGCGCGGTGCCGTCGTGGCCGTCGCGTCGGTCTCCGCCCTGCTCAACGGCCCGGGCAACGCCCCGTACGCCGTGTCCAAGGCCGCCCTGCTGTCGCTGTGCCGTTCCGTGGCCGTCGACTACGGGCGCGCGGGGGTGCGCGCCAACGTGGTGTGCCCCAGCTGGGTGAGGACCGAGATGGCCGACCGGCGCATGGCGCGTTTCGCCCGGGAGGCGGGGCTGGGGGACGGCGATGTGGACTCCGCCTACGCGGAGGCGACCAGGCCGCTGCCCATGGGCCGGCCGGGCGAGCCGCGTGAAGTCGCCGAGACGATCGGCTGGTTGCTCTCCCCGGCGGCGTCCTATGTCAACGGTGCGGTGCTCACGGTCGACGGCGGGGCGACGGCCCTGGATCCGGGGACCCTCGCGTTCGACTTCCACATCGCACCGCGCACCGACGCGGACCTCTAA
- a CDS encoding molybdopterin cofactor-binding domain-containing protein produces the protein MDGVPGTAGMGRRRFLGYVLAASTLTVAAELGEVALAPDGAMAVVPSVPGPAEIYDLNDMLTDAALPTANLITIRLDSDGTASFALPRAEVGQGITTSSAMLIAEELDLPLERIRVTLADARPELLFNQLTGGSNTTISTFTPIRVAAAVARGRLMRAAALELGEALDTLTAKAGVITSSATGRSLTYGELAEKAAAMTTSQVSVALKEAADFEVIGTPQGRVDAREAVTGRKKFAMDLHVPDALPTMVCRPPAINGTVRSVENLAAVRAMPGITDVVAVSTGVAVRGRTFGQCIDAVRALKVSWGPGTAEGKSDDTVRDELRKAEVPLPAPDLLSKSVDARFTFHFASNSALETNCAIADVREDSAEIWGSLKSPITAQEQIALKLGLPAGAVKVHVTEGGGSFGRKLFHDAAAEAAEISKAMGKPVKVMWHRTDDFRQGRTHPMATSRVRATYALGQVLTYDQRHTSVATDFGHGVGEIITAEAARLPVGDLTFSETIFALSQQTPYHFGVVTQVLGETDKGFHTGSMRNIYSPNVRCAQELVVDELAKRMGKDPYRFRREFLKEERARAVLDKVADVGQWGRSMPAGTAQGIALHPEYHAYVAVLAEIDCRPETTGRTIRDACTGPRVTKVVCAVDVGLAVNPRGLEAQMMGGIMDGIAITLTSGLHLAGGHFLEGSWDHYFYTRQWNTPPELEIVVMPPATGQPGGAGELAVAGAAAAVACAYGRATGTMPTDFPVNHAGPLGFEPLPTTPPIPASPTDGLDRAF, from the coding sequence ATGGACGGTGTACCCGGAACGGCCGGGATGGGGCGGCGGCGATTCCTCGGGTATGTGCTGGCCGCCTCGACGCTGACCGTGGCCGCCGAACTCGGTGAGGTGGCGCTCGCGCCGGACGGGGCGATGGCGGTCGTCCCCTCCGTGCCGGGTCCGGCGGAGATCTACGACCTCAACGACATGCTCACCGACGCGGCACTGCCGACGGCGAACCTGATCACGATCCGGCTCGACAGCGACGGCACGGCCTCCTTCGCGCTGCCCCGGGCGGAGGTCGGGCAGGGCATCACGACCTCCAGCGCCATGCTGATCGCCGAGGAACTGGACCTGCCGCTGGAGCGGATCCGGGTCACGCTCGCGGACGCGCGGCCGGAGCTGCTGTTCAACCAGCTCACCGGTGGCTCCAACACCACGATCTCGACCTTCACACCGATCCGGGTGGCCGCCGCGGTGGCCCGGGGCCGGCTGATGCGGGCGGCGGCCCTGGAACTCGGGGAGGCTCTGGACACCCTGACCGCCAAGGCCGGGGTCATCACCTCGTCGGCCACCGGACGCAGTCTCACGTACGGCGAACTCGCTGAAAAGGCGGCGGCCATGACGACCAGTCAGGTCTCCGTCGCACTGAAGGAGGCCGCCGACTTCGAGGTCATCGGCACCCCGCAGGGGCGTGTCGACGCGCGGGAAGCGGTGACCGGGCGCAAGAAGTTCGCCATGGACCTGCACGTCCCCGACGCCCTGCCGACCATGGTGTGCCGGCCGCCGGCGATCAACGGCACCGTGCGCTCGGTGGAGAACCTCGCCGCGGTGCGGGCGATGCCCGGCATCACCGACGTCGTGGCCGTCTCGACCGGCGTCGCCGTCCGTGGCCGCACGTTCGGGCAGTGCATCGACGCCGTGCGCGCGCTGAAGGTCTCCTGGGGTCCCGGAACGGCCGAGGGGAAGAGCGACGACACCGTCCGCGACGAACTCCGCAAGGCGGAAGTCCCGCTTCCCGCACCGGACCTGCTGAGCAAGTCGGTCGACGCCCGGTTCACCTTCCACTTCGCGAGCAACAGCGCGCTGGAGACCAACTGCGCCATCGCCGACGTACGGGAGGACTCGGCCGAGATCTGGGGAAGCCTGAAGTCCCCGATCACCGCCCAGGAGCAGATCGCGCTGAAGCTGGGACTGCCGGCCGGCGCAGTGAAGGTCCATGTCACCGAGGGCGGCGGCTCCTTCGGCCGAAAGCTCTTCCATGACGCCGCCGCCGAGGCCGCCGAGATCTCGAAGGCGATGGGCAAGCCGGTCAAGGTGATGTGGCACCGCACCGACGACTTCCGGCAGGGCCGCACGCACCCGATGGCCACCTCGCGCGTGCGCGCCACCTACGCGCTCGGCCAGGTGCTCACCTACGACCAGCGGCACACCTCCGTGGCCACCGACTTCGGCCACGGTGTCGGTGAGATCATCACCGCGGAGGCCGCACGGCTGCCCGTCGGCGATCTGACCTTCTCCGAGACGATCTTCGCGCTCAGTCAGCAGACGCCGTACCACTTCGGCGTCGTCACCCAGGTGCTCGGCGAGACCGACAAGGGATTCCACACCGGCTCCATGCGCAACATCTACTCGCCCAACGTGCGCTGTGCGCAGGAACTGGTCGTGGACGAGCTGGCGAAGCGGATGGGCAAGGACCCGTACCGGTTCCGCCGGGAGTTCCTCAAGGAGGAGCGGGCGCGGGCCGTCCTCGACAAGGTGGCCGACGTCGGGCAATGGGGCCGGAGCATGCCCGCTGGCACGGCACAGGGCATCGCGCTCCATCCCGAGTATCACGCGTACGTCGCCGTCCTCGCCGAGATCGACTGCCGGCCGGAGACCACCGGCCGCACGATCCGCGACGCCTGCACCGGACCGCGTGTCACCAAGGTGGTGTGCGCCGTCGACGTGGGTCTGGCGGTCAACCCGCGAGGACTCGAGGCGCAGATGATGGGCGGCATCATGGACGGCATCGCGATCACCCTCACCTCCGGCCTCCATCTCGCGGGCGGCCACTTCCTGGAGGGGAGTTGGGACCACTACTTCTACACCCGGCAGTGGAACACCCCGCCCGAGCTGGAGATCGTCGTCATGCCGCCGGCCACCGGGCAGCCCGGAGGCGCGGGCGAGCTGGCCGTGGCGGGTGCGGCCGCTGCGGTGGCCTGCGCCTACGGCCGGGCCACCGGCACCATGCCGACGGACTTCCCGGTCAACCACGCCGGACCGCTCGGCTTCGAGCCGCTGCCCACCACGCCGCCGATCCCCGCGTCCCCCACCGACGGACTCGACCGCGCCTTCTAG
- a CDS encoding (2Fe-2S)-binding protein — MPEHTFILNGKRVSVDVEDDVRLLWVLRDVLGVTGPKYGCGLGVCQACTSHINGKAFNPCSVPVKDIGADDEITTIEGLPATVGRDLHPMQEAWLEYDVAQCGYCQPGQIMTAVAKVRQARAEGREITEADLDEIRNVCRCGTYHRIRQAITAGAKKY, encoded by the coding sequence GTGCCCGAACACACCTTCATCCTCAACGGCAAGCGGGTGTCCGTCGACGTCGAGGACGACGTCCGGCTGCTGTGGGTGCTCAGAGACGTCCTCGGTGTCACCGGACCGAAGTACGGCTGCGGCCTCGGCGTCTGCCAGGCCTGCACCAGCCACATCAACGGCAAGGCCTTCAACCCCTGTTCGGTGCCGGTGAAGGACATCGGCGCCGATGACGAGATCACCACCATCGAGGGCCTGCCCGCCACCGTCGGCCGTGACCTGCATCCGATGCAGGAGGCCTGGCTGGAGTACGACGTCGCGCAGTGCGGCTACTGCCAGCCCGGTCAGATCATGACCGCCGTCGCCAAGGTCCGCCAGGCCCGCGCGGAGGGCCGGGAGATCACCGAGGCCGACCTGGACGAGATCCGCAACGTCTGCCGGTGCGGCACCTACCACCGCATCCGGCAGGCGATCACGGCCGGCGCGAAGAAGTACTGA
- a CDS encoding tetratricopeptide repeat protein, which produces MDYYDLGTYSRPVTTSSPEAQLWFDRGLVWTYAFNHEEAVSCFEAAAAADPHCAMAYWGIAYALGPNYNKPWAFFDEQDLARTVARTHAAVELAHEKAAAAATPVERALIGALRARYPQAKAVDDCSAWNTPYADGMRAVHELAPDDPDIATLYADALMNLTPWRLWNLRTGGPAEGARTLEAKAVLDRALATGAGAGHLGVLHMYIHLMEMSPTPEAALPVADRLRGLAPDAGHLQHMPSHIEVLCGDYRRVVSDNHDAIVADEKFHARAGAMNFYTLYRSHNHHFKIYGAMFLGQFRTALEAAARLEASIPEDLLRVQSPPMADWLEGFLAMRVHVLIRFGRWSDILRLPLPADRELYSVSTAMLHYARGIAWSATGRIAEAEAERRLFGEAVARVPETRMLFNNTCADILAIASAMLDGELAYRKGDHDAAFAALERSIALDDNLPYDEPWGWMQPTRHAYGALLLEQGRVAEAEAVYRADLGLDDTLPRAVQHPGNVWALHGLHECLVRLGRAGETQIVAQQLRIAAAMADVPVEASCFCRLDAFSDTAGGGGCCTTEH; this is translated from the coding sequence ATGGACTATTACGATCTCGGCACCTACAGCCGCCCCGTGACGACGTCCTCACCCGAGGCGCAACTCTGGTTCGACCGCGGACTGGTCTGGACGTACGCCTTCAACCACGAGGAAGCCGTCTCCTGCTTCGAAGCCGCCGCGGCGGCCGACCCCCACTGCGCCATGGCCTACTGGGGCATCGCGTACGCACTCGGCCCCAACTACAACAAGCCGTGGGCGTTCTTCGACGAGCAGGACCTCGCACGCACCGTCGCACGCACCCATGCCGCCGTGGAACTCGCCCACGAGAAGGCGGCAGCCGCCGCCACGCCCGTCGAACGAGCCCTCATCGGCGCGCTGCGTGCCCGCTATCCGCAGGCGAAGGCGGTCGACGACTGTTCCGCGTGGAACACGCCGTACGCCGACGGCATGCGCGCCGTCCACGAACTCGCTCCGGACGACCCCGACATCGCCACCTTGTACGCCGACGCGCTGATGAACCTCACGCCCTGGCGGCTGTGGAACCTGCGGACCGGTGGACCGGCCGAAGGCGCCCGCACGCTCGAGGCGAAGGCCGTCCTCGACCGGGCGCTGGCGACCGGTGCCGGGGCGGGGCACCTTGGCGTCCTGCACATGTACATCCACCTGATGGAGATGTCCCCGACGCCCGAGGCCGCCCTGCCCGTCGCCGACCGGCTGCGCGGCCTGGCGCCCGACGCCGGCCATCTGCAGCACATGCCGTCCCACATCGAGGTACTCTGCGGCGACTACCGTCGCGTGGTGTCGGACAACCACGACGCGATCGTCGCGGACGAGAAGTTCCACGCGCGGGCCGGGGCGATGAACTTCTACACGCTGTACCGGTCGCACAACCACCATTTCAAGATCTACGGCGCGATGTTCCTCGGCCAGTTCCGGACCGCCCTGGAGGCAGCGGCCCGGTTGGAGGCGTCCATTCCCGAGGACCTGCTGCGCGTGCAGAGCCCGCCGATGGCCGACTGGCTGGAAGGCTTCCTCGCCATGCGGGTCCATGTGCTGATCCGGTTCGGCCGATGGAGCGACATCCTCCGGCTGCCCCTGCCCGCCGACCGGGAGCTCTACAGCGTGAGCACGGCGATGCTGCACTACGCCCGGGGCATCGCATGGTCGGCCACCGGCCGTATCGCCGAGGCCGAGGCCGAGCGACGGCTGTTCGGCGAGGCGGTCGCCCGGGTCCCGGAGACCCGCATGCTGTTCAACAACACCTGCGCCGACATCCTGGCGATCGCGTCGGCGATGCTCGACGGTGAACTCGCCTACCGCAAGGGCGACCACGACGCCGCCTTCGCCGCGCTGGAGCGGTCGATCGCCCTGGACGACAACCTTCCCTACGACGAGCCGTGGGGATGGATGCAGCCCACCCGGCACGCATACGGCGCCCTGCTCCTGGAGCAGGGGCGCGTCGCGGAGGCCGAGGCGGTCTACCGCGCCGACCTGGGACTCGACGACACCCTTCCCCGCGCCGTGCAGCACCCCGGCAACGTCTGGGCCCTGCACGGGCTGCACGAGTGTCTGGTCCGGCTGGGCAGGGCGGGAGAGACACAGATCGTGGCCCAGCAGTTGAGGATCGCCGCCGCGATGGCCGACGTGCCGGTCGAGGCGTCCTGCTTCTGCCGCCTCGACGCGTTCTCCGACACCGCCGGCGGAGGCGGTTGCTGCACGACGGAACACTGA
- a CDS encoding DUF485 domain-containing protein has translation MTLPDERDPRQVSYRHSVPQDNPYTYDYAYDVFSYEPYGRAARYEPSAPETGRRGGDLAALRSAYRVLRRVSTLTALGSFVVYVVLSCCAPDLMGSRITGELSLGMALGVLQLVVTFAAVLWYGRSARRSVDPLARAVREQTVRRPDQEAGVAR, from the coding sequence ATGACACTCCCCGACGAGCGGGATCCACGGCAGGTGTCGTACCGCCACAGCGTCCCGCAGGACAACCCCTACACGTACGACTATGCGTACGACGTCTTCTCGTACGAGCCGTACGGCCGAGCAGCCCGGTACGAACCGTCCGCGCCCGAGACCGGCCGGCGCGGTGGCGACCTCGCCGCCCTGCGCTCGGCCTACCGCGTGCTCCGCCGGGTCTCCACGCTCACCGCGCTCGGCTCCTTCGTGGTGTACGTCGTGCTGTCCTGCTGCGCGCCGGACCTGATGGGTTCCCGGATCACCGGTGAACTGAGCCTGGGCATGGCCCTGGGGGTCCTCCAGCTCGTCGTCACCTTCGCGGCGGTCCTCTGGTACGGCCGCAGCGCCCGACGCTCCGTGGACCCACTGGCGCGGGCCGTGCGAGAGCAGACGGTCCGGCGGCCGGACCAGGAAGCCGGGGTGGCGAGATGA